From the genome of Motilibacter peucedani, one region includes:
- a CDS encoding DUF2079 domain-containing protein, whose translation MPSRRPVALLAVLVGLFQLLIGLVAWRSYRIGSWDLTLFDTIVRAYAHFRAPIEPALGTHLGVGPDLNAFGDHFSPILALLAPLYWVYADPRMLILAQALLVAVSTAVTWRIAERAMGPAVAYAVALGFGLAWPLQEASLTGFHESLFVAPLLLLAFERLQAGRPGQAALWAAALVTVKEDMGLLTAFFGLLLVVRRERRLGAALAVFGLAMFWFTSSVVVPHYWGHGSPDGDYYRALKDALPNPADTFDVVLRPVQKEQTLGWLLLPWAFLPLLSSAVLVVLPQVGERFASSNPNHWGLMQHYNAVLLPAIVVAGVETARRMPRAMQAVWAVWVVVAAVWLTGRHPGSLLWDGDSWKVDARERAAASAVAAVPHGVTVEADNEIGPHLARHDTVLLLDRTPRDAPWVVVDTGVPSFPVDSLAAQRQRVVDLVARGYALVLDNGQYAVLHRP comes from the coding sequence GTGCCGTCCCGTCGTCCCGTGGCCCTGCTGGCCGTGCTCGTCGGGCTCTTCCAGCTGCTGATCGGGCTGGTGGCGTGGCGCTCCTACCGCATCGGGTCCTGGGACCTGACGCTGTTCGACACCATCGTCCGGGCCTACGCGCACTTCCGTGCGCCGATCGAGCCGGCCCTCGGCACGCACCTCGGCGTCGGGCCGGACCTCAACGCCTTCGGCGACCACTTCTCGCCGATCCTCGCGCTGCTGGCGCCGCTCTACTGGGTCTACGCCGACCCGCGCATGCTGATCCTCGCGCAGGCGCTCCTGGTCGCCGTCTCGACCGCGGTCACCTGGCGCATCGCCGAGCGGGCGATGGGGCCCGCCGTCGCGTACGCCGTGGCGCTGGGCTTCGGGCTCGCGTGGCCGCTGCAGGAGGCCTCGCTCACCGGCTTCCACGAGTCGCTGTTCGTGGCGCCGCTGCTGCTGCTCGCGTTCGAGCGGCTGCAGGCGGGCCGGCCGGGGCAGGCGGCGCTGTGGGCGGCGGCGCTGGTGACGGTCAAGGAGGACATGGGCCTGCTGACCGCGTTCTTCGGGCTGCTGCTCGTCGTGCGGCGCGAGCGACGGCTGGGTGCGGCCCTCGCGGTCTTCGGCCTCGCCATGTTCTGGTTCACCTCCTCGGTCGTGGTGCCGCACTACTGGGGGCACGGGTCGCCCGACGGCGACTACTACCGGGCCCTCAAGGACGCGCTGCCCAACCCTGCCGACACCTTCGACGTCGTCCTCCGCCCGGTGCAGAAGGAGCAGACGCTGGGGTGGCTGCTGCTGCCGTGGGCGTTCCTGCCGCTGCTCTCGAGCGCGGTGCTCGTCGTGCTGCCGCAGGTGGGGGAGCGCTTCGCCTCGTCGAACCCCAACCACTGGGGGCTGATGCAGCACTACAACGCCGTGCTGCTGCCCGCGATCGTGGTGGCCGGCGTCGAGACCGCCCGCCGGATGCCGCGGGCCATGCAGGCGGTGTGGGCCGTCTGGGTCGTCGTCGCCGCGGTGTGGCTCACCGGGCGCCACCCGGGGTCGCTGCTCTGGGACGGCGACTCGTGGAAGGTCGACGCGCGCGAGCGGGCGGCCGCCTCCGCGGTGGCCGCCGTGCCGCACGGCGTGACCGTCGAGGCCGACAACGAGATCGGCCCGCACCTCGCGCGCCACGACACCGTGCTCCTGCTCGACCGCACGCCGCGCGACGCCCCCTGGGTCGTCGTCGACACCGGCGTGCCCTCCTTCCCCGTCGACTCGCTCGCGGCGCAGCGCCAGCGCGTGGTCGACCTGGTCGCCCGCGGCTACGCCCTGGTGCTGGACAACGGCCAGTACGCCGTGCTCCACCGCCCGTGA
- a CDS encoding HNH endonuclease signature motif containing protein yields the protein MAERRQGDGGEPGRYDPALPAPDALRAEITSAAAAEARRIPLDVLAADEAAAAGAAAAVQDPPGLQLASLPPSLRTVQLLLRLADPRRRAAVVDGSRPDAGVPRQASPEADEAELLLGIVQAWDSVVSWATAQREAALHAAATAVAALPTGPGSPRRSGSEAAAAELSAALRISPRSVDAAIDRARRLQELHRGTRWLLEDGLVTPAHARAVLDECSVLADPVDVSAVESLVLRDAPKQSPAELRRAVRRAVARVDPDGERARAESARTHQVAVTKVNLPDALAMVTAILPAPAAVMVMAGLDAVLGAHPDAGELADDLAADSVRGREGRTLAAMRADALTFLCSSVAADPSVVPGLAAVEPQAPAIGVTISVSALLGLSDESGELAGYGPIPADLARELAADGVWARLLVDSLTGQLLDSTPHRYRPGSRLRSHVVARDITCRFPSCPTPASRCDLDHTPEFDHERPDRGGTTTRRDLRAGCRRHHNCKTWHGWRTSIDPDGTLVHRTPLGRTYRVPIPPQPTALR from the coding sequence GTGGCTGAGCGGCGGCAGGGCGACGGCGGGGAGCCGGGTCGCTACGACCCCGCGCTGCCCGCGCCCGACGCCCTGCGCGCCGAGATCACCTCTGCCGCGGCCGCTGAGGCCAGGCGCATCCCGCTCGACGTCCTTGCCGCGGACGAGGCCGCAGCCGCGGGTGCGGCGGCCGCGGTGCAGGACCCGCCGGGACTGCAGCTGGCGTCTCTCCCGCCGTCGCTGCGCACGGTGCAGCTGCTGCTCCGGCTCGCCGACCCGCGGCGGCGGGCGGCCGTGGTCGACGGCTCGCGCCCCGACGCGGGCGTGCCTCGCCAGGCCTCTCCAGAGGCCGACGAGGCAGAGCTGCTGCTGGGCATCGTGCAGGCCTGGGACTCCGTCGTCTCCTGGGCCACCGCGCAGCGCGAGGCGGCGCTGCACGCCGCGGCGACGGCTGTCGCCGCACTGCCCACCGGCCCCGGCTCTCCGCGCAGGTCAGGCTCGGAAGCGGCTGCAGCCGAGCTCTCGGCGGCGCTGCGCATCTCCCCGCGCTCGGTCGACGCGGCGATCGACCGCGCCCGCCGGCTGCAGGAGCTCCACCGCGGCACGCGCTGGCTGCTCGAGGACGGTCTCGTGACCCCGGCGCACGCCCGCGCCGTGCTCGACGAGTGCTCGGTGCTCGCCGACCCGGTCGACGTCTCGGCCGTCGAGTCGCTGGTGCTGCGCGACGCGCCGAAGCAGTCCCCCGCCGAGCTGCGCCGGGCGGTGCGGCGCGCGGTCGCGCGGGTCGACCCCGACGGCGAGCGCGCTCGCGCCGAGAGCGCGCGCACCCACCAGGTGGCCGTCACGAAGGTCAACCTCCCCGACGCGCTCGCCATGGTCACCGCGATCCTGCCGGCCCCGGCCGCCGTCATGGTGATGGCCGGGCTCGACGCGGTCCTCGGCGCGCACCCCGACGCCGGCGAGCTGGCCGACGACCTCGCCGCCGACTCGGTCCGCGGGCGCGAGGGCCGCACGCTGGCGGCGATGCGCGCCGACGCGCTGACCTTCCTCTGCTCCTCGGTGGCCGCAGACCCCTCGGTCGTGCCGGGGCTGGCGGCGGTCGAGCCGCAGGCACCGGCGATCGGCGTCACCATCAGCGTGTCCGCCCTGCTGGGCCTGAGCGACGAGTCCGGAGAGCTGGCCGGCTACGGCCCCATCCCCGCCGACCTCGCCCGTGAGCTCGCTGCCGACGGCGTCTGGGCCCGCTTGCTCGTCGACTCCCTCACCGGGCAGCTGCTGGACTCGACGCCTCACCGCTACCGGCCGGGCAGCCGGCTCCGCTCCCACGTGGTGGCCCGCGACATCACCTGCCGGTTCCCGAGCTGTCCGACTCCTGCGTCTCGCTGCGACCTCGACCACACCCCCGAGTTCGACCACGAGCGGCCCGACCGCGGGGGCACCACCACCCGGCGCGACCTGCGAGCGGGGTGCCGGAGGCACCACAACTGCAAGACGTGGCACGGCTGGCGGACCAGCATCGATCCGGACGGCACGCTGGTCCACCGCACACCGCTCGGCCGGACCTACCGCGTCCCCATCCCGCCGCAGCCCACAGCCCTGCGCTGA
- a CDS encoding glutathione-independent formaldehyde dehydrogenase — MKALVYKGARSVAVEEVPDARVQEPTDAVVRLTTSNICGSDLHMYEGRTSVEEGKVLGHENMGIVEEVGPGVTFVKVGDRVSVPFNIACGSCRNCTTGWSSFCTRTNPTEGMDGAAYGYANMGPYDGGQAELLRVPHADFNLLQLPKGTEHENDFTMLSDIFPTGWHGVVLSGMQPGDRVAVFGGGPVGLMAAHSAFLQGASEVYVVDKAPDRLRLAESIGAVGVDFSAGDPVEQILERTGGHGVDRGVEAVGFQAHDAYGEEHPELTLDNLVNVVRTTGGIGVVGVYVPQDPGLDEPAKADRVGWQYGTFFTKGQSMGTGQAPVKRYNRQLRDLIITGRATPSFIVSHEVPLEQAPDAYEKFDERVEGWTKVLLKPAS; from the coding sequence ATGAAGGCACTGGTCTACAAGGGTGCGCGCAGCGTGGCGGTCGAGGAGGTCCCCGACGCCCGCGTCCAGGAGCCCACCGACGCGGTCGTGCGGCTGACGACGTCGAACATCTGCGGCTCCGACCTGCACATGTACGAAGGTCGCACCTCCGTCGAGGAGGGCAAGGTCCTCGGCCACGAGAACATGGGCATCGTCGAGGAGGTCGGCCCGGGCGTCACCTTCGTCAAGGTCGGCGACCGCGTCTCGGTGCCGTTCAACATCGCGTGCGGCTCGTGCCGCAACTGCACCACGGGCTGGAGCTCGTTCTGCACGAGGACGAACCCGACCGAGGGCATGGACGGCGCGGCCTACGGCTACGCCAACATGGGCCCCTACGACGGCGGCCAGGCCGAGCTGCTGCGCGTCCCGCACGCCGACTTCAACCTGCTCCAGCTGCCCAAGGGCACCGAGCACGAGAACGACTTCACCATGCTCTCGGACATCTTCCCGACCGGGTGGCACGGCGTGGTCCTCTCCGGCATGCAGCCGGGCGACCGCGTCGCGGTGTTCGGCGGCGGCCCCGTCGGCCTGATGGCGGCGCACAGCGCCTTCCTGCAGGGCGCGTCGGAGGTCTACGTCGTCGACAAGGCGCCCGACCGGCTGCGGCTGGCCGAGTCCATCGGCGCCGTGGGCGTCGACTTCTCGGCGGGCGACCCGGTCGAGCAGATCCTCGAGCGCACCGGCGGCCACGGCGTGGACCGCGGCGTGGAGGCTGTCGGCTTCCAGGCCCACGACGCCTACGGCGAGGAGCACCCCGAGCTGACGCTCGACAACCTGGTCAACGTCGTGCGCACCACGGGCGGCATCGGCGTGGTCGGCGTCTACGTGCCGCAGGACCCGGGGCTCGACGAGCCGGCCAAGGCCGACCGCGTGGGCTGGCAGTACGGCACGTTCTTCACCAAGGGCCAGTCGATGGGCACCGGCCAGGCGCCGGTCAAGCGCTACAACCGCCAGCTGCGCGACCTCATCATCACGGGCCGGGCGACGCCGTCGTTCATCGTGTCGCACGAGGTGCCGCTCGAGCAGGCGCCCGACGCCTACGAGAAGTTCGACGAGCGGGTCGAGGGCTGGACCAAGGTGCTGCTCAAGCCCGCGTCCTAG
- a CDS encoding LCP family protein: MRRSEFRRPYARHARAKAAWKRALVALTSALALLAVSAGGAAAIYYKRLGDNIHQVQIADKLGPESERPQNKPSVTAAESGKSHTGAPIDILVMGSDTRAGDNGFVGGDEQDGRSDTTILLHISADRQAAYGISVPRDSMVQIPDCISTTTGKNYHTGTNLHMFNEAYTIGGAACTVKTFEKATGIRIEHYVVVDFHGFNAMVSALHGVEVCVPQSLDDDTHNIHLRAGRNTIKGKEALDYVRARYRLGDGTDVGRTERQQYFIAAMIRKALKQGLTRPDRLLRFLDAATSSLQSDMKIGTLRSLGQDVAGIGLSNIVFTTIPTMPWPQDKNRLVWTSQADTVWGAIADDRDLPGVKRHRSATATPTPTPSSTPLPVVRTAPSAVRVRVVDGTGSQAHAEQVAADLRLQGFQVVATTVGDDSSVTQTTVRYDPAYDQSARTLSSSVPGSVQEKAPELSRTLELVVGSDYAGTTEVRVARATSTPKPSSSPLVLRTALSDGCKAS, from the coding sequence GTGCGCCGTTCGGAGTTCCGCCGCCCCTACGCGCGGCACGCGCGGGCGAAGGCGGCGTGGAAGCGGGCGCTCGTGGCCCTCACCAGCGCCCTCGCCCTGCTCGCGGTGAGCGCCGGGGGCGCTGCGGCGATCTACTACAAGCGTCTCGGCGACAACATCCACCAGGTGCAGATCGCCGACAAGCTGGGCCCCGAGAGCGAGCGTCCGCAGAACAAGCCCTCGGTGACCGCGGCCGAGAGCGGCAAGAGCCACACCGGCGCGCCCATCGACATCTTGGTGATGGGCTCGGACACCCGGGCCGGCGACAACGGCTTCGTCGGCGGCGACGAGCAGGACGGCCGCTCCGACACCACGATCCTGCTGCACATCTCGGCCGACCGGCAGGCGGCCTACGGCATCAGCGTGCCGCGCGACTCGATGGTGCAGATCCCCGACTGCATCTCGACGACGACCGGGAAGAACTACCACACCGGCACCAACCTGCACATGTTCAACGAGGCCTACACGATCGGCGGCGCCGCCTGCACCGTGAAGACCTTCGAGAAGGCCACCGGCATCCGCATCGAGCACTACGTCGTCGTCGACTTCCACGGCTTCAACGCCATGGTCAGCGCGCTGCACGGGGTCGAGGTGTGCGTGCCGCAGTCCCTCGACGACGACACGCACAACATCCACCTGCGCGCCGGGCGCAACACGATCAAGGGCAAGGAGGCGCTCGACTACGTGCGGGCGCGCTACCGGCTCGGCGACGGCACCGACGTCGGGCGCACCGAGCGCCAGCAGTACTTCATCGCCGCGATGATCCGCAAGGCGCTCAAGCAGGGCCTGACCCGACCCGACCGGCTGCTGCGCTTCCTCGACGCCGCGACCTCGTCGCTGCAGTCCGACATGAAGATCGGCACGCTGCGCAGCCTCGGCCAGGACGTCGCCGGCATCGGGCTCAGCAACATCGTCTTCACCACCATCCCGACGATGCCCTGGCCGCAGGACAAGAACCGGCTGGTCTGGACCTCGCAGGCCGACACCGTCTGGGGAGCCATCGCCGACGACCGCGACCTGCCGGGCGTCAAGCGCCACCGCAGCGCCACGGCCACGCCGACGCCGACCCCCTCCAGCACTCCGCTGCCCGTGGTCAGGACGGCCCCGTCGGCGGTGCGGGTGCGGGTCGTCGACGGCACCGGGTCGCAGGCGCACGCCGAGCAGGTGGCGGCCGACCTGCGGCTGCAGGGGTTCCAGGTCGTCGCCACCACCGTGGGCGACGACAGCAGCGTGACGCAGACGACGGTGCGCTACGACCCGGCCTACGACCAGTCGGCCAGGACGCTGAGCTCGAGCGTGCCCGGCTCGGTCCAGGAGAAGGCTCCCGAGCTCAGCCGGACCCTCGAGCTGGTCGTCGGCAGCGACTACGCCGGCACCACCGAGGTCAGGGTGGCGCGGGCGACCAGCACGCCGAAGCCCAGCAGCAGCCCGCTGGTGCTGCGCACCGCGCTCTCCGACGGCTGCAAGGCCTCGTAG
- a CDS encoding peptidoglycan recognition protein family protein: MRPTTALLAVGILPAALALPVVTRAAPSPHAVAPRVSSVALSGVEARGLASVSGAHRPVLLSAQTPTTRFDLVAVTWAAGSQARDTAVQVRVRQHGAWTAWEALGQDDDGPDASSADARAQASGERAGSESLLVDGADALQVRVDGAHAPRAVRAELVDGGRSKADAALPELGASRAASSASADMAQPTIVTRAQWGADESLRHGGPYYTGTPKVGFIHHTASTNAYGPGDAAAQVRAMYAYHTKVHKWSDIGYNYLVDQYGTIYEGRAGGIDKNVLGAHTGGFNSDTFAISELGNFQTAQAPDAMVESVSQLMAWRLTLAHRDPNSIAHLVSAGGGTSKYKAGVGVDVPVVSGHRDVGATACPGANLYAKLPAIRARVSQLMGPMIFDPVVSPGKVGVGADGRAVPGQVAVSARTSDPQSWTLQVRDPSGAVVASSSGATTPDSLALTATWDLRVGGQQAPPATYALTLASTSPAGAVRSYDTTVTVGSAALTPTGAVTPAPPSVPAVPEPPQLSVVYTSPGKRTQSGRAWSTTCVDYHSTHRCAASSMSSAYVRDAKTHKVRHVTAMMFTGYGYSQPWTSAWDANPYATTGMKTIDGRLWLVACNVPSGPRICTVQVRTTVWERVVVHHAGAKDTVRFRQHERWKPNRVYRLFVNK; encoded by the coding sequence GTGCGCCCCACCACAGCCCTGCTGGCCGTCGGCATCCTGCCGGCGGCCCTCGCCCTGCCGGTCGTGACGCGCGCGGCCCCGTCGCCGCACGCGGTCGCCCCGCGCGTGAGCTCGGTCGCCCTGTCGGGCGTCGAGGCGCGCGGGCTCGCGTCGGTCTCGGGCGCCCACCGGCCGGTGCTGCTCTCGGCGCAGACGCCCACGACGCGCTTCGACCTGGTGGCCGTCACCTGGGCCGCCGGCTCGCAGGCGCGCGACACCGCGGTGCAGGTGCGCGTGCGCCAGCACGGCGCGTGGACCGCGTGGGAGGCGCTGGGCCAGGACGACGACGGTCCCGACGCCTCGAGCGCCGACGCCCGGGCGCAGGCGAGCGGCGAGCGGGCCGGCTCCGAGTCGCTGCTCGTCGACGGCGCCGACGCGCTGCAGGTGCGCGTCGACGGCGCCCACGCGCCGCGCGCGGTGCGCGCCGAGCTGGTCGACGGCGGCCGCTCGAAGGCCGACGCGGCCCTGCCCGAGCTCGGCGCGTCGCGCGCCGCCTCGTCGGCCTCGGCCGACATGGCGCAGCCGACGATCGTCACCCGCGCGCAGTGGGGCGCCGACGAGTCGCTGCGCCACGGAGGCCCCTACTACACCGGCACCCCGAAGGTCGGCTTCATCCACCACACCGCCTCGACCAACGCCTACGGCCCTGGGGACGCGGCGGCCCAGGTGCGGGCGATGTACGCGTACCACACCAAGGTCCACAAGTGGTCCGACATCGGCTACAACTACCTCGTCGACCAGTACGGCACGATCTACGAGGGCCGCGCCGGCGGCATCGACAAGAACGTCCTCGGTGCCCACACCGGCGGCTTCAACAGCGACACCTTCGCGATCTCGGAGCTGGGGAACTTCCAGACCGCCCAGGCGCCCGACGCCATGGTCGAGTCGGTGTCCCAGCTCATGGCGTGGCGGCTGACCCTGGCCCACCGCGACCCCAACTCCATCGCCCACCTGGTCAGCGCGGGCGGCGGCACCTCGAAGTACAAGGCGGGCGTCGGCGTCGACGTGCCGGTCGTCTCGGGCCACCGCGACGTCGGGGCGACCGCGTGCCCCGGGGCGAACCTCTACGCCAAGCTGCCCGCCATCCGTGCGCGGGTCAGCCAGCTCATGGGCCCGATGATCTTCGACCCGGTGGTCAGCCCGGGCAAGGTCGGGGTGGGAGCCGACGGCCGAGCGGTCCCTGGTCAGGTCGCCGTCTCGGCCCGCACCTCCGACCCGCAGAGCTGGACGCTGCAGGTCCGCGACCCCTCCGGCGCGGTCGTCGCGAGCTCGAGCGGCGCGACGACCCCGGACTCGCTGGCGCTGACGGCCACGTGGGACCTGCGGGTCGGCGGCCAGCAGGCGCCGCCGGCGACCTACGCCCTCACCCTCGCCAGCACCAGCCCGGCCGGGGCGGTGCGCTCCTACGACACCACGGTCACCGTCGGGTCGGCGGCGCTGACGCCCACGGGCGCGGTGACCCCCGCGCCGCCGAGCGTGCCCGCGGTGCCGGAGCCGCCGCAGCTCTCGGTCGTCTACACCTCGCCCGGCAAGCGGACGCAGAGCGGCCGCGCCTGGAGCACGACCTGCGTCGACTACCACTCGACGCACCGGTGCGCGGCGTCCTCGATGTCGAGCGCCTACGTGCGGGACGCGAAGACCCACAAGGTGCGCCACGTCACGGCGATGATGTTCACGGGCTACGGCTACAGCCAGCCGTGGACGAGCGCCTGGGACGCCAACCCCTACGCGACCACCGGCATGAAGACGATCGACGGCCGGCTCTGGCTGGTCGCCTGCAACGTGCCGAGCGGGCCCCGGATCTGCACCGTGCAGGTGCGCACCACCGTGTGGGAGCGCGTGGTGGTGCACCATGCAGGGGCGAAGGACACCGTCCGCTTCCGCCAGCACGAGCGCTGGAAGCCCAACCGCGTCTACCGGCTCTTCGTCAACAAGTAG
- a CDS encoding TIGR03089 family protein, which produces MATPNDLLRAALTADPARPLLTFYDDATGERTELSVRTFENWVAKTANLLQDELAATAGSRLALALPVHWQAAVWMQAAWALGMEVVPGLSGDVVVTTPDRLEGLSGDVVSLSLRPALVAATTPAPPLPAGVLDGDTEVLAHGDRFVPYAPPAADAAALTVGGRTWSLAELGALAARGSGARVLVSEALDTVDTVSSALLVPLASGGSTVLVRNADPALLERRRETERVTG; this is translated from the coding sequence GTGGCCACTCCGAACGATCTGCTCCGCGCCGCGCTGACCGCTGACCCGGCTCGCCCGCTGCTCACGTTCTACGACGACGCGACCGGCGAGCGCACCGAGCTCTCCGTCCGCACGTTCGAGAACTGGGTGGCGAAGACGGCCAACCTGCTGCAGGACGAGCTCGCCGCGACGGCCGGCTCGAGGCTCGCGCTCGCCCTGCCGGTGCACTGGCAGGCCGCGGTCTGGATGCAGGCCGCGTGGGCCCTCGGCATGGAGGTCGTGCCGGGTCTGTCCGGCGACGTCGTGGTCACGACGCCGGACCGGCTGGAGGGGCTCTCCGGCGACGTCGTGTCGCTGTCCCTGCGCCCGGCCCTGGTCGCCGCGACCACCCCTGCGCCACCGCTGCCCGCGGGAGTGCTCGACGGCGACACCGAGGTCCTGGCCCACGGCGACCGGTTCGTGCCCTACGCACCGCCCGCTGCGGACGCCGCGGCGCTGACGGTCGGGGGGCGTACGTGGTCGCTGGCGGAGCTCGGAGCCCTGGCCGCGCGGGGCAGTGGCGCACGGGTGCTCGTGAGCGAGGCGCTGGACACCGTCGACACGGTGTCCAGCGCGCTGCTCGTGCCGCTCGCGAGCGGCGGGTCGACGGTGCTCGTGCGCAACGCCGACCCCGCCCTGCTCGAGCGGCGCCGGGAGACCGAGCGGGTCACCGGCTGA
- a CDS encoding SpoIID/LytB domain-containing protein — MRLRRPALSLLSATLVALPVTAAVSAGPADAKATAPVATTATLTGAGFGHGVGMSQYGARGQALEGRTGEQIAAYYYTGATVAPVNDSGDVRVNTSHSVPSVELSAHSAGVPGGYWRLTVDDKDPIYLGLSDKATVKGVEGHLTLHVTRQKGDATDVTGGSVHVEWAGSRGMADKPATVLVSNGDQLRHGDVRITPSKDWGGSSGRLEVVNTLVLHDEYLFGLAEVPSSWPLQALRAQVIAARSYAVHAVQAHPQGIRSCGGCQLYDTDDSQVFRGWKKEAEVIGGVDYGALWRQAVQSTDTDASNGLVATVGGAPINAYFFSSSGGRTRNSEDVWSSVVSYARSVDDHWSLDANNNPYASWTVQVPASQVAGAFGLGSLASLAVTVRDVSGAATQVQAVDGDGNVRTITGEDFRRKLGLRSSWVRTTTLDVTPPVADPPTLSIVYREAGPHTLRGRNWTTSCTTHQGTLRCVAQPFGTYYVANPKVRGGVIRKSGFQAAATAYTAKATPMWDTNAYAHPGTFTDSAGRAWTVTCTAPVGGPRLCVSTVHAKVLAAVKSRGRYHLVRKDMDLVRRYVRLTN; from the coding sequence GTGCGACTGCGCAGACCAGCCCTGAGCCTCCTCTCGGCCACCCTGGTGGCCCTGCCCGTGACGGCGGCGGTCTCCGCCGGCCCCGCCGACGCCAAGGCCACCGCCCCGGTCGCCACGACCGCCACCCTGACCGGCGCGGGCTTCGGCCACGGTGTCGGCATGAGCCAGTACGGCGCCCGCGGGCAGGCGCTCGAGGGCCGCACCGGCGAGCAGATCGCCGCCTACTACTACACCGGCGCCACGGTGGCGCCGGTCAACGACAGCGGCGACGTGCGCGTCAACACCTCGCACTCGGTGCCGAGCGTGGAGCTGAGCGCCCACAGCGCCGGCGTCCCCGGCGGCTACTGGCGGCTCACCGTCGACGACAAGGACCCGATCTACCTCGGGCTGTCCGACAAGGCCACCGTCAAGGGCGTCGAGGGCCACCTCACGCTGCACGTCACGCGGCAGAAGGGCGACGCCACCGACGTCACGGGCGGCTCGGTCCACGTCGAGTGGGCGGGCTCGCGGGGCATGGCCGACAAGCCGGCGACCGTGCTGGTCAGCAACGGCGACCAGCTGCGCCACGGCGACGTGCGCATCACCCCGAGCAAGGACTGGGGCGGCTCGTCCGGCCGCCTCGAGGTCGTCAACACCCTCGTGCTGCACGACGAGTACCTCTTCGGCCTGGCCGAGGTGCCGTCGTCCTGGCCGCTGCAGGCGCTGCGCGCCCAGGTCATCGCCGCCCGCTCCTACGCGGTGCACGCCGTGCAGGCCCACCCCCAGGGGATCCGGTCGTGCGGCGGGTGCCAGCTCTACGACACCGACGACAGCCAGGTCTTCCGCGGCTGGAAGAAGGAGGCCGAGGTCATCGGCGGCGTCGACTACGGCGCCCTGTGGCGCCAGGCCGTGCAGTCGACCGACACCGACGCCAGCAACGGGCTCGTCGCCACGGTCGGCGGGGCGCCCATCAACGCGTACTTCTTCTCCTCGAGCGGCGGACGCACCCGCAACTCCGAGGACGTGTGGAGCTCGGTCGTGAGCTACGCGCGCTCGGTCGACGACCACTGGTCGCTCGACGCGAACAACAACCCCTACGCCAGCTGGACGGTGCAGGTGCCGGCCTCGCAGGTGGCGGGCGCGTTCGGCCTCGGGTCGCTGGCCTCGCTGGCGGTCACCGTGCGCGACGTGTCGGGGGCCGCGACGCAGGTGCAGGCGGTCGACGGCGACGGCAACGTACGCACCATCACCGGCGAGGACTTCCGCCGCAAGCTCGGCCTGCGCTCCTCGTGGGTGCGCACGACCACGCTCGACGTGACCCCGCCCGTGGCCGACCCGCCCACCCTCTCGATCGTCTACCGCGAGGCGGGCCCGCACACGCTGCGCGGGCGCAACTGGACCACGAGCTGCACCACCCACCAGGGCACCCTGCGCTGCGTGGCGCAGCCGTTCGGCACCTACTACGTCGCGAACCCCAAGGTCCGCGGCGGCGTCATCCGCAAGTCCGGCTTCCAGGCGGCGGCCACGGCCTACACCGCCAAGGCGACGCCGATGTGGGACACCAACGCCTACGCGCACCCCGGCACGTTCACCGACTCCGCCGGCCGCGCCTGGACGGTCACCTGCACCGCGCCCGTCGGCGGCCCGCGGCTGTGCGTCTCGACCGTCCACGCCAAGGTGCTGGCGGCCGTCAAGAGCCGCGGCAGGTACCACCTCGTGCGCAAGGACATGGACCTCGTCCGGCGCTACGTGCGGCTGACGAACTAG
- a CDS encoding glycosyltransferase family 2 protein: MSTHATETPAPYITVVLPCYNEQDHVMQEIERITSALDASGYTYELLCVDDASTDGTLRVLQEALLRFPHVRLLPFRRNGGSGTVRRIGTQQARGEIVVWTDADLTYPNERIPELVRMLDEDPTIDQVVGARTSEEGSHKVLRVPAKLLIRKIAEILSNSRIPDLNSGLRAFRRSVALPYLRLLPPGFSCVTTITLAFLSNQHDIQYVPIDYAKRAGKSKFRFVRDAYRYLLQVLRMVMYFNPLKVLMPVALALLALAVVKGGFDLVVHPVRLASNTVLLFVTGLIIAVMGLLADLIVRSRDEY, translated from the coding sequence ATGAGCACGCACGCCACCGAGACGCCCGCGCCCTACATCACCGTCGTCCTGCCCTGCTACAACGAGCAGGACCACGTGATGCAGGAGATCGAGCGCATCACCTCGGCCCTCGACGCCAGCGGCTACACCTACGAGCTGCTGTGCGTCGACGACGCCTCGACCGACGGTACGCTGCGGGTGCTGCAGGAGGCGCTGCTGCGCTTCCCGCATGTCCGGCTGCTGCCGTTCCGCCGCAACGGCGGCTCGGGCACCGTGCGCCGCATCGGCACGCAGCAGGCTCGCGGCGAGATCGTGGTGTGGACCGACGCCGACCTGACCTACCCCAACGAGCGGATCCCCGAGCTCGTGCGCATGCTCGACGAGGACCCGACGATCGACCAGGTCGTCGGCGCGCGCACCTCGGAGGAGGGCTCGCACAAGGTCCTGCGCGTGCCGGCCAAGCTGCTGATCCGCAAGATCGCCGAGATCCTGTCGAACTCGCGCATCCCCGACCTCAACTCCGGCCTGCGCGCGTTCCGGCGCTCGGTGGCGCTGCCCTACCTGCGGCTGCTGCCTCCCGGCTTCTCGTGCGTCACGACCATCACGCTGGCGTTCCTCTCGAACCAGCACGACATCCAGTACGTCCCGATCGACTACGCGAAGCGGGCCGGCAAGTCGAAGTTCCGGTTCGTGCGCGACGCCTACCGCTACCTGCTCCAGGTGCTGCGCATGGTGATGTACTTCAACCCGCTCAAGGTGCTCATGCCCGTGGCGCTCGCGCTGCTCGCGCTGGCCGTCGTCAAGGGCGGGTTCGACCTCGTGGTGCACCCCGTGCGGCTGGCGAGCAACACCGTGCTGCTGTTCGTCACCGGGCTGATCATCGCCGTGATGGGCCTGCTCGCCGACCTGATCGTGCGCAGCCGCGACGAGTACTGA